In Fibrobacter sp. UWB10, the genomic window GTGAAAAGAAACAAAGAATTTTTTCTGCAACTCTGTCTACTAATCACTGTCTACTGCCTACTATCTTAGAATTTCACGTTCATTAAGATGCCGCTTCCATCCTCATAGAATTCCGGAACGAATTCCATGCGGTCCGTAAAGCTCTTGGAAGAAGTCGCCCTGTAAACTCTAATGGTATTGAGCATCGAAACCACGCGGTTCAAAAGAAGCGCGCCGACAGACACCTGAAACACAATTCGGCTTACGCGGTAATGACGCATACGGCTCTTAAATTCATCGATATGTTCGGTTGTTTCAGGATTGTCGCTAGAGCCCCAATCCCACTGAATATCAGAAGACAAATCTTCATCGATTTCTTTGCCAGCGCGAATCATCGCCTGGTTGTAGTCTTCATCCATGTCTGGCGAAGAATTCTGACCAGCGACGCCACTGCGGCTACGGTAATCGCCCACCGAATTGAGCATGGACACGCTCTTGCTGTCGGAATTAAGCCCAGCATGACGTACGGCGTAATTATGAGCAGACGAAATATAGCGTTCACCAATTACATAAGAACCGATTGCCGTAAACCAAAGGGCTATGTCAGTCCAAACAAACGGGCGCACAAACTGTTGTTCACCGAGATAGCGTTCGCCCATACCAGGCAACAAGGCCGAAGACCCCATTGCCAAGAGCCAGCTTTTATCAGAATTCTTGCTCACATTTTGGTCAACCGAAATCACCACCTGCGAAAACGCAGATGCGGCGGCGAGCAACAAGACCAAAAGCAGTTTCATTAAAAGCCCCAGCTTGCCTGCACGTTAAAACCAAAGCCGTTTGCAAACGAAACTCCGCTATCGAAATGCAAGTGGTCGTACCAAGAAAGATCTTCTTCGTACAAGGCCTTGTTGTGCGAATTCGCAGTGAATGCTGCATCGACAGCCGAAATGATATGGTTCAAAATCAAGCCGCCAAAGAACCAAGCCTGCATGTCGGCATAGTCATTTGCCTTGTTACGCATGCTACGGTACTTTTTCTGGTAATCCGATTCGGACTTCACCAACGATTCAGTTGCATGGTTCGGATCATCGAGAGCAAGCGATGTTGCCACGGCCACATCTTCGTCACCAATGTCTTCCCAACCAAGCACATAGGCATCGTCAGAAATCAACTGATAAACTTCGGAAGCATTGTCAAAGTCAACCTTTTCCATTTCGTCACCAAGGCTCTTCGGCGACTTAACAAACGTATTGACGTACTCCACATCACCAGAGTAGAGTTTGTCGCGGTCATAGCAACGATCCGTTGTCGCTACACCAAAAATGCCTTCGCAGAATGTTTCTCGAGAGCCTAAATAACGGCGACGGAATTCCGATTCGTAGTTCACGGCATCGGCATTGTACAAGCTACGCATGCGCTGTTCATAGCGACCGATAGAGTAATGTTCCTTAGCGTACTTCTTATACTTGTCCACCTGCTTATTGTACTTGTTCACCGAGAAGTAATACCAGCTACCCCACAAAGCGGCTTCAAGTGCAAGGTAAACACCACCGCGGACATAGGTAAAGTTGGAGCCACCCACGTACATTTGTCCGGAACCCGGAATAACCAACGACATGAACAAAGCCTTGCGCGGGCTCTTGTAGCGGCCCTTCATTTCGTCGATACCGTTCACCTTGGAGACCTTGACAGGGCCCAGCAGTTCACGGCGGCTCATGCTGCTAGAAGACGGAGCATCAGTCGAAGAAGAAGAGACGGCTGCCATGGCAAGAGAATCGCGAATGCGGTTTTCTTCGTTATGCCTTTTCATTTCGGCGGCGTAGGCTTCTTCAGGAGTCATTTCCCTGACAGAATCGCCAGCGAGAGTGTCCACGAAAGCAGAATCAGCATCGGCCGGAACTTCGGCCACAACCGCGGCGGAATCAACCGGAGCAGGAGCCTCGCTGCTAGAAGATACTTCGACAGAGCTAGAAACCGGAGCGACCGAACTAGAGGAAACCTTCACACTGCTGCTTGATGCAGGAGCGGGTTTCGCTGCAGGGGCGGGTTTTGCCGCCACACTGGAACTAGAAGGAACCGAAGCACTACTCGGAGCCACAGCCGCACTGGACTGGGCAGCCTCGGCTTCAGCCTCGAATTCCGCAAAAAGGTCGCGGGGTTGAGCAAAAGACTGGGCAACAAAAATACTGGCCACACAGGCGATAATTGAATAGGCAAACTTGCGCATATAACGCTAAAATAGCAAAATAAGGGCATTTAAGCGCATTAAAAGCCCTTAGTTTTCAGCTATTATTATTTGTTTTTAGCCTAAAAAGAAAAATTCTCCCGCATTTTCGGAGAACAGGTTCAATATTGCATTTTCACATAAACACAAAGA contains:
- a CDS encoding DUF5683 domain-containing protein produces the protein MRKFAYSIIACVASIFVAQSFAQPRDLFAEFEAEAEAAQSSAAVAPSSASVPSSSSVAAKPAPAAKPAPASSSSVKVSSSSVAPVSSSVEVSSSSEAPAPVDSAAVVAEVPADADSAFVDTLAGDSVREMTPEEAYAAEMKRHNEENRIRDSLAMAAVSSSSTDAPSSSSMSRRELLGPVKVSKVNGIDEMKGRYKSPRKALFMSLVIPGSGQMYVGGSNFTYVRGGVYLALEAALWGSWYYFSVNKYNKQVDKYKKYAKEHYSIGRYEQRMRSLYNADAVNYESEFRRRYLGSRETFCEGIFGVATTDRCYDRDKLYSGDVEYVNTFVKSPKSLGDEMEKVDFDNASEVYQLISDDAYVLGWEDIGDEDVAVATSLALDDPNHATESLVKSESDYQKKYRSMRNKANDYADMQAWFFGGLILNHIISAVDAAFTANSHNKALYEEDLSWYDHLHFDSGVSFANGFGFNVQASWGF